AGGAATGTGAAGCACCCCCAGCAGGGACAGCGGCTGGAGCTGGAGTGCCGGAcatccagaagcacgtgggGAGCCTCTTGGTTCCGCCTGGACAAGGATGGGAACCTTCACTTCATTGTCTCCAGTAATTCTCCACAAAACACATTCTTTCACGATTATAAGAGAATGTCTCAGCGCTTCGAGGTATCATGGAGAGATAGCTCCAATTGGCTGGTGGTGAAGTCCTTCACAGCACAGGACCAGGGGATCTATTTCTGTGTCACCAGTATCTACCAGGTGCTGCACTTCAGCTCTGGACAGCCCGCCTTCTTCCCAGGTCAGCAACAGCTTCACCCACCTCGCTTACACCCAGCTCCCCTGCCCGTGCCTTCTCAACCCGGCCCATCGCCCACACTCCCCATGGCCCTGCTTCTTTCCCAAGCCATCTCATCACACACAGGCACTGCTCCTCCTCATACAGGCTCCCTGCCCAACAGCTCTACTCATGGTTCCGGCCCTGCCCAAACACAGAGATGGTtgcacagcccagagccaaTTCCCCATCCCATCAGTAGCTCTGAGGGATGAGAATTACCAAGGCCACAAAGATACCGCGTCCTCACAAACTGCATCTGGCCCATTAAGTCCAAATTGACATCGTACGCTGAAAGTACCTCaaaaaagaaactcagaaaCCCCCTTGACTCTCAGAGCATGTTTTATAACAGAGATAACAAAGAGTTCACACAAACTGAGGGGACAGATAACAAATTTGGAGCCCAATTCCCTCGATACCAGTGCTGTAAAGCATATGAAAGCATTACTGTTCCAACAGATCCTATAAATGTTCTTTCTCTGCTGGTCATGTTCTGGCACAGGCAGGGGTAAGCACTTCTGTCATACCTCTCTGTATGCTCTTATTCCTTCTTTCCAgtcacaacaacagcagcacccaccacAACCACAGCCACCACCCAGAGAATCCTGGTCACCAAGAACAGCTCACAACATGGTCTGGATGCAGGTAACCCAGCTGTGGGGAGGCAGGGggctctgccagcagtgctgctttgagcagaagaGCCCAAATTAAAGTCTCTGCTGACTACAGGCATTTCTGGATGCAGGCACATGTCTGCAACTGggcctttcccctttcctctctctctcctgaaggagctgggcatgttcagcctggagaagagagggctcaggggagaccttattgctttctataACATATTGAAAAAAGAGGTTGTAGTgaggcctcttctctcgtgtcattagtgataggaccagagggaatggttgcAAGCTACAGCAGGgtggttcaggctggacattaggaagtattacttctcagaaagagtggtgaggcactggaatggactgcccagggaggtggtggagtcaccaaccctgggggtgttcaaggaatgactggatgttgtgttgagggacatggcttagtgggagctatttctaataggtgaacggttggacaTGTTGATcctttaggtcttttccaaccttaaaaagagtaaaaataaaataaaataaaataaaataaaataaaataaaataaaataaaataaaataaaataaaataaaataaaataaaataaaataaaataaaataaaataaaataaaataaaataaaataaaataaaataataaaataaaaaataaaataaaataataaaataaaataataaaataacaaaaatttcctttcttcctgcaggaaCAAGCAATGAGAACAATCTGAACTCCTCCTGTGATGTTTTCCTCTGGGTTCGAGTGGCTGGCacctgcctcctgctcctcactgTAATCGCCATCACCATTATGCACCACCAAAGTAAGTCATAGAATGGCAGAAACGTAGAAGGGCGTGGGATGAAAAGtaccacaatgatcatcaagtttcagcccacctgctacatgcagggttgccaaccagctgaccaggctgcccagagccacatccagcctggccttgaatgcctccagggatggggcatccacagtctccttgggcaacctgttccagtgcgtcaccaccctctgggtgaaaaacttcctcctaatatccaatctaaatctcctgtGTCTCAGTCGCACCCCGACatcctgcagagcttcctggagCCTCAcaacacagagcacagcctgctcctccaGGGGAATGGGCTCTCTGCTGATTGTCTTCATTCAGCCATTGCGTGTCCTGGATACAGGGATGTCAAAAGGACCGCTCTCAAAATCCTATGCCTAATTTTCTTCTACTCCAGATCCGCTTTCACAATATTTATCATGTTCTGCACTGTCAGACGGTAGTTGATAACACAGAAATATTATTCTACCAGACTGCATTATCTCTACCATcctgaaatctgtatttcagctTTGGAAGTACCAGAACCAAAAGCACTGTGACATAACAGGAGAAACATGCATAAGAATGTTTTCCACAAAGCCAAATGCCAACACTCATAACAGCAGATTCAGCTATAGCCCACCTCCTTAATTACACATATTTGGAGGCTGCTATGCTGAAAGCAGTCAGGCTACATGTCAGGGAAGGCAAAAGGTTCTGGCACAACTTCATGTCTGAAATCTTTAACTAACCCCAAGAATACAGCCAGTGCAGGGAATGTTTAAATGCCAGTATTCCACTTTTGCACCCTCCAGTTGAATCATAGGTTGTGACTGGAGGGGAAATTCTGAAACTTTCAGTCAACTCTCAGCTCTTCCTCACCCAAGAGATCAAATGATCTACATGCACAAAGTAGATGGATGATCAAAACCAACCGCATCTCACATCTGTTGTCACTTGCAGGACCGAGCTCACCgtaagcaagcagtgctgcGTGGCCGCTCAGCAGAAGGCACACAGGCGTCCTCCTCCAGCACCGCCCTGATCCCAGCAgcaacacacacagctgccctGATGGAGCGCGGCCATTgggctgctcctcctctgctgcccaccagcactgcacaccTCCCGCCGCCTGACATGTGCTCCTGCCCCacactgctgtcacacagccagACCGCGGGGCACAGCGCTGACCACAACAAGCCCAGCAGCTCCGTGCCACGCTGGGAAAGGCAccgctgtgctgcacagctcagccttcCACCACATGACCAATAAACACAGCAAATCAATACCCAGTTCTGATGCCTCAGCGTCTCAATTCCAAACTCTTCCCTACAAGCTGAATCTAACTTCTCTCTCTCACTGTGGAGTTTAGTAGAATTCATTAATGGCAGAGGAGGCAGAGAGACTCATAACTAAGAATGGCAAGCGCTCTTCCTGGCTTACCCTGTACTCCACTTGTAGATGTTCTCCTTACACATCTCTGAACACGACATGCACTGGGTAGGCAATCGTGCTCATCAGCAGGGAGAGAATCCAGTCCAAAAATACATCCAACCTAATGCATCCACCACTGAGCTTGAGGAGAATAAACTGACAGCACACGGAGTCCACACAAGCAGCATAGCTCAGATGTCTCAATGGGAGATGGACTCTCCACGTTTCCTTGGTGGGATTTCAAGACACAGATGCATGCAGTGCTATTTGATAGATCCAACAGATTCTGTGCTTATT
This DNA window, taken from Excalfactoria chinensis isolate bCotChi1 chromosome 4, bCotChi1.hap2, whole genome shotgun sequence, encodes the following:
- the LOC140251051 gene encoding T-cell surface glycoprotein CD8 alpha chain-like; translation: MAGSPALLLLLSLGLCCTGAQGQSDAVVVSFNRNVKHPQQGQRLELECRTSRSTWGASWFRLDKDGNLHFIVSSNSPQNTFFHDYKRMSQRFEVSWRDSSNWLVVKSFTAQDQGIYFCVTSIYQVLHFSSGQPAFFPVTTTAAPTTTTATTQRILVTKNSSQHGLDAGTSNENNLNSSCDVFLWVRVAGTCLLLLTVIAITIMHHQKSPVSQSHPDILQSFLEPHNTEHSLLLQGNGLSADCLHSAIACPGYRDVKRTALKILCLIFFYSRSAFTIFIMFCTVRR